From a single Fusobacterium ulcerans ATCC 49185 genomic region:
- a CDS encoding antitoxin — MDNIIMTVGTSLVENYIANNPKKENITKEDILGYYEKENIKDFRDRRYGAEIIALENLMDKKIFSGKRIFLIIHDTENGKLAGDVLEEFILKKNIAKIVEKRIIHNLNKRNHKEFKTLGLKGLTEEIRNIVNKIGNSLNVSVCTVGGYKAEIFLVGLMAQLLHLKSYFMFDEFNEVTEISPLPMKIDYDFYLENKEFFKLIDRKEKVKESEIKDILIKSPYLKNFIEFEEENGEKYAEFSAMGEFYMKRMTSTSNLPLSTSKRAPADKEMAGSIKVTEELENIVNSLKCCPYVEKLKVVYYNPDRNIAFSKFSLAQNYHEQMIVSLEYKCGKGVAGIDLYTVGGTEKVMKSLLAYFNENFLD, encoded by the coding sequence ATGGACAACATTATTATGACTGTGGGAACTAGCCTTGTAGAAAATTACATTGCCAATAACCCAAAGAAAGAAAATATAACTAAAGAAGATATACTTGGGTACTATGAAAAGGAAAATATAAAAGATTTTAGAGATAGGAGATATGGTGCAGAAATAATAGCACTGGAAAATCTTATGGATAAAAAAATATTTTCTGGAAAAAGAATATTTCTCATAATTCATGATACAGAAAATGGAAAATTGGCTGGAGATGTTCTTGAAGAGTTTATCCTTAAAAAAAATATAGCTAAAATAGTAGAAAAAAGAATTATTCATAACTTGAACAAAAGAAATCATAAAGAATTTAAAACTCTTGGCCTTAAAGGACTTACTGAAGAAATAAGAAATATAGTTAATAAAATAGGAAATAGTTTAAATGTCAGTGTATGTACAGTTGGAGGATATAAGGCAGAAATATTTCTAGTAGGACTTATGGCACAGCTTCTTCATTTAAAGTCATATTTTATGTTTGATGAATTCAATGAAGTGACAGAAATATCACCCTTACCAATGAAAATAGATTATGATTTTTATCTGGAAAATAAGGAATTCTTTAAATTAATAGATAGAAAAGAAAAAGTTAAAGAATCTGAAATTAAAGATATTTTAATAAAAAGTCCTTATTTAAAAAACTTTATAGAATTTGAAGAAGAGAATGGAGAAAAGTATGCTGAATTTTCTGCTATGGGAGAATTTTACATGAAGAGAATGACTTCAACAAGTAATCTTCCTTTAAGTACAAGCAAACGTGCTCCAGCAGATAAGGAAATGGCAGGAAGTATAAAAGTAACTGAAGAATTAGAGAATATAGTAAATTCATTGAAATGCTGTCCATATGTAGAGAAATTAAAAGTTGTATATTATAACCCTGATAGAAATATAGCTTTTTCAAAATTCTCATTAGCTCAGAATTATCATGAACAGATGATAGTAAGCTTAGAATATAAATGTGGAAAAGGGGTAGCAGGAATAGATTTATACACAGTAGGTGGAACAGAAAAAGTAATGAAGTCACTGCTTGCTTATTTTAATGAAAACTTTTTAGACTAA
- a CDS encoding peptidase U32 family protein, with protein sequence MKIVAPAGNMERFYAAVKAGAQEIYMGLKGFGARRNAENFTLEEYKEALDYAHKRGVRIFLTLNTIMMEKEMDFLYENLKVLYEHGLDAVIVQDLGYFRYMKENFPDMEYHGSTQMTVGNHIEAEYLRKIGFKRVVLPREMTFEEIKTIRENTSIELEIFVSGALCICYSGNCYMSSFIGSRSGNRGMCAQPCRKEYTDSKGNKGYLLSPKDQLLGYDEIQKLKEIGIESVKIEGRMKDPNYVFETVGYYSQIINGEKAEERVSEIFNRGYSKGYFHGADSSLINKNYSYNLGKEIGLIFGRELKLKDKVVLGDGIIYLSKDFEKLGGGYLNKIEVKGSKEARKSAESGETILLKDVPRGSKYIFRSFAKEVNDDVENKLKKYDQKLDIKGEFFGNLGEKPMLVLEAVSNQGKKIRVEKLGEKEIEAAAKRSATADEIIEKLKESGDSTFNITSVDCHISEGIFLPVSVIKSLRREAAAELEELLKESYRRKAGKKYEMPYEEDEERDVILSAIVSNDAQEKAVKLCGIEKIYRRGYDIAREGMLKEQDLSSKLASNLYQLIENKNNDITINWNLNISNRYTIEELSKLGKAETVILSPEISFEKIKEIGKTSLRKAILGYSRLKGMYVEIPLFDRSRETIENSEGDKFTVVQNNIGNSEIFFERPLNILNDMSRMKKLHIDEIVAEFTIETPEEVREILKNMETRAGIYRAFNYERGVY encoded by the coding sequence ATGAAGATAGTAGCTCCAGCAGGAAATATGGAGAGATTTTATGCTGCTGTAAAAGCAGGAGCCCAAGAGATATACATGGGATTAAAGGGATTTGGAGCAAGAAGAAATGCAGAAAATTTTACATTAGAGGAATACAAGGAAGCTCTTGATTATGCTCATAAAAGAGGAGTAAGAATATTTCTTACACTAAATACAATAATGATGGAAAAGGAAATGGATTTTCTTTATGAAAATTTAAAAGTTCTTTATGAACATGGACTTGATGCTGTTATTGTTCAGGATTTAGGATATTTCAGATATATGAAAGAAAATTTTCCAGATATGGAATATCATGGAAGTACACAGATGACAGTAGGAAATCATATAGAAGCTGAGTATCTTAGAAAAATAGGATTCAAAAGAGTGGTACTCCCAAGAGAGATGACATTTGAAGAGATAAAAACAATCAGAGAGAATACAAGCATAGAGTTGGAAATATTTGTATCAGGAGCATTGTGCATATGTTATTCTGGTAACTGCTATATGAGCAGCTTTATAGGAAGCAGAAGTGGAAACAGAGGTATGTGTGCACAACCGTGCAGAAAAGAATATACTGACAGCAAGGGGAATAAAGGATATCTTTTAAGTCCTAAAGATCAGCTGCTGGGATATGATGAGATACAGAAATTAAAAGAGATTGGAATAGAAAGTGTAAAAATAGAAGGAAGAATGAAAGATCCTAACTATGTATTTGAAACTGTTGGATACTATTCTCAAATAATAAATGGAGAAAAAGCAGAAGAAAGAGTATCTGAAATATTCAACAGAGGATACAGTAAGGGATATTTTCATGGAGCAGATTCTTCTCTCATTAATAAAAATTATTCATATAATCTAGGTAAAGAGATAGGATTAATATTTGGAAGAGAATTGAAGCTTAAAGATAAGGTAGTTTTGGGAGATGGAATAATATATCTTTCTAAGGATTTTGAAAAACTTGGTGGAGGATATCTGAATAAGATAGAGGTGAAGGGTTCAAAAGAAGCTAGAAAGTCAGCTGAATCTGGAGAAACTATACTTTTAAAAGATGTACCAAGAGGGAGTAAATATATATTCAGAAGCTTTGCCAAAGAAGTAAATGATGATGTTGAGAATAAATTGAAAAAATATGATCAAAAGCTGGATATAAAAGGAGAGTTTTTTGGAAATCTAGGAGAAAAACCTATGTTGGTACTTGAGGCAGTAAGCAATCAAGGAAAGAAAATCAGAGTAGAAAAACTTGGAGAAAAGGAAATTGAGGCAGCAGCTAAAAGATCAGCAACAGCAGATGAAATTATAGAGAAGTTAAAGGAATCAGGGGACAGTACATTTAATATAACTTCTGTTGACTGCCATATATCAGAGGGAATATTTCTACCAGTATCAGTGATAAAATCTTTAAGAAGAGAGGCAGCAGCAGAGCTGGAAGAACTTCTTAAAGAAAGCTACAGAAGAAAAGCTGGGAAAAAATATGAAATGCCTTATGAAGAAGATGAAGAAAGAGATGTTATTCTGTCAGCAATAGTATCAAATGATGCACAGGAAAAAGCAGTAAAATTATGTGGAATAGAAAAGATATATAGAAGAGGATATGATATAGCAAGAGAGGGAATGCTGAAAGAGCAGGATCTGAGCAGCAAACTTGCTTCAAATTTATATCAGCTTATTGAGAATAAAAACAATGATATAACTATAAACTGGAATTTGAATATATCTAATAGATATACCATTGAAGAGTTGTCTAAATTAGGAAAAGCTGAAACTGTAATACTTTCTCCTGAAATAAGTTTTGAAAAAATAAAGGAAATAGGTAAAACGAGTTTAAGAAAAGCTATATTAGGATATTCAAGATTAAAGGGGATGTATGTTGAGATACCTCTTTTTGACAGAAGCAGGGAAACAATAGAAAATAGCGAAGGAGATAAATTTACTGTTGTTCAAAATAATATAGGAAATAGTGAAATATTCTTTGAAAGACCGTTAAATATATTGAATGATATGAGCAGAATGAAAAAACTGCATATTGATGAAATAGTTGCAGAATTTACTATTGAAACACCAGAAGAAGTAAGAGAAATTCTTAAGAATATGGAAACAAGAGCAGGAATATATAGAGCATTTAACTATGAAAGAGGGGTGTATTAA
- a CDS encoding DegV family protein, producing MKIEVKVLNSIRLTKLLIAASRWLSKYADVLNDLNVYPVPDGDTGTNMSMTLQAVENELIKMNHEPSMKELADRVSEAVLLGARGNSGTILSQIVQGFLNGVRDKEEITVDDTIQAFVLAKEKAYQAVSEPVEGTMLTVIRRVAEEAVAYKGDKDDFILFLVHLKNVAYEAVENTPNQLPKLKEAGVVDAGGKGIFYVLEGFEKSVTDPEMLKDLERIVKSRAKRKERLENTTQIIEDIKFKYCTEFIIESGSFDLEEYKGKISPLGDSLVCAQTAKKTKTHIHTNHPGQVLEIAGMLGNLNNIKIENMEIQHQNLLISENESYQMESTEKVFVRSENAEPVAFYAIVDNKELGNLFLDDGAAAVLIGGQTQNPSVADIEDGLKRISAEKIVILPNNKNIISAAKIAAERSNKEIMVLETKSMLEGHYVIKNKDEKIEDILKQTGRNYSIEITKAVRNTKVDELQIEEGNYIALVNGKIKEKSEDLPSLIKEVYKKYINGNTLNIFAVIGDESTEEADEVLKETNGVRYNEFKANQGNYPYYIYIENRDPNMPEVAIVTDSTSDLTKEFIGDLSINIIPLKIKLNDNYYRDGVDISKREFWKRLLTENTAPKTSQPSPAEFKELYEKLFNKGYKKIISIHISSRLSGTQQAARVAKGMLNRAEDIAIVDSKAVTLVLGHQVLEAARMVKAGAKYEAILERLDEMQEKMKLYFVVNDLSFLEKGGRIGRASSVIGGLLKVKPILKLENGEVTIETKTFGDRGAFSYMEKLIKAESKKNSIILYTAWGGTNKELSKADAIKNMCDNSKKVEYKGRFEIGATIGSHSGPVFGFGMMSKIR from the coding sequence ATGAAAATAGAGGTAAAGGTACTTAACTCTATAAGATTGACTAAACTTTTAATAGCTGCAAGCAGATGGCTTTCAAAATATGCAGATGTATTAAATGATTTAAATGTTTATCCAGTACCAGATGGTGATACAGGAACAAATATGTCCATGACACTTCAGGCAGTGGAAAATGAATTGATAAAAATGAATCATGAACCAAGTATGAAAGAACTTGCTGATAGAGTATCAGAAGCAGTGTTATTGGGAGCAAGAGGAAATTCAGGAACTATCTTATCTCAAATTGTACAAGGTTTTTTAAATGGAGTAAGAGATAAAGAGGAAATTACAGTAGATGATACTATTCAGGCTTTTGTTTTAGCAAAAGAAAAGGCATATCAGGCTGTTTCTGAACCAGTAGAAGGAACAATGCTTACTGTCATCAGAAGGGTGGCAGAGGAAGCAGTGGCTTATAAAGGAGATAAGGATGATTTTATTCTTTTTCTTGTACATCTAAAAAATGTAGCCTATGAAGCAGTTGAAAATACACCTAATCAGCTTCCTAAATTAAAAGAAGCAGGAGTAGTTGATGCTGGAGGAAAGGGAATATTCTATGTTCTTGAGGGATTTGAAAAGTCTGTAACTGATCCAGAAATGTTGAAGGATTTGGAAAGAATAGTAAAATCGAGAGCAAAAAGAAAAGAAAGACTTGAAAATACAACACAGATAATAGAAGATATAAAATTTAAATATTGTACAGAATTTATAATTGAATCAGGAAGTTTTGATTTAGAAGAATATAAAGGGAAAATAAGCCCTTTAGGAGATTCTCTTGTATGTGCACAAACGGCTAAAAAGACAAAAACACATATACATACAAATCATCCAGGACAGGTATTGGAAATCGCTGGAATGTTAGGAAATCTTAACAATATAAAAATAGAAAATATGGAAATACAGCATCAGAATCTTCTTATTTCTGAAAATGAATCTTATCAAATGGAATCTACAGAAAAAGTATTTGTAAGAAGTGAGAATGCAGAGCCAGTTGCTTTTTATGCTATTGTAGATAACAAGGAACTAGGAAATTTATTTCTTGATGATGGAGCTGCTGCTGTACTTATTGGGGGACAGACACAGAACCCAAGTGTAGCAGATATAGAAGATGGATTGAAAAGAATAAGTGCTGAAAAGATAGTTATTCTTCCAAATAATAAAAATATCATCTCAGCAGCAAAGATAGCAGCAGAAAGATCTAATAAAGAAATTATGGTCCTTGAAACAAAATCAATGTTGGAAGGACATTATGTTATAAAGAATAAAGATGAAAAAATTGAAGATATTTTGAAACAGACAGGCAGAAACTACTCTATTGAAATAACAAAAGCTGTAAGAAATACAAAAGTTGATGAACTTCAGATAGAAGAAGGTAATTACATAGCCCTCGTAAATGGAAAAATAAAAGAAAAGTCAGAGGATTTGCCTTCTCTTATAAAAGAGGTTTATAAAAAATATATAAATGGAAATACATTGAATATATTTGCTGTAATTGGGGATGAATCAACTGAAGAAGCAGATGAAGTATTAAAAGAAACAAATGGAGTAAGATACAACGAATTTAAAGCGAATCAGGGAAATTATCCATATTATATTTATATAGAAAATAGAGATCCTAATATGCCAGAAGTGGCGATAGTTACTGATTCTACATCAGATTTAACAAAAGAATTCATAGGAGATCTGTCTATAAATATTATTCCACTGAAAATAAAATTAAATGATAATTATTATAGAGATGGAGTGGATATTTCTAAAAGAGAGTTCTGGAAAAGACTTCTTACAGAAAATACAGCTCCAAAAACTTCTCAGCCTTCACCAGCTGAGTTTAAAGAACTATATGAAAAATTATTCAATAAAGGTTATAAAAAAATCATATCTATTCATATTTCAAGCAGATTAAGTGGGACACAGCAGGCAGCAAGAGTGGCAAAAGGAATGCTGAATAGAGCAGAAGATATAGCTATAGTAGACTCAAAAGCTGTTACTCTTGTACTTGGTCATCAGGTATTAGAGGCAGCAAGAATGGTAAAAGCTGGAGCAAAGTATGAAGCTATACTTGAAAGGCTTGATGAGATGCAGGAAAAAATGAAGTTATACTTTGTTGTAAATGACCTTTCATTCTTGGAAAAAGGTGGAAGAATAGGAAGAGCTTCTTCTGTTATAGGAGGATTATTAAAAGTAAAACCTATACTGAAACTAGAAAATGGAGAAGTAACTATTGAAACCAAAACTTTTGGAGATAGAGGTGCCTTTTCATACATGGAAAAATTAATAAAAGCGGAAAGCAAGAAAAATAGTATAATCCTGTATACAGCATGGGGAGGAACAAATAAAGAACTTTCAAAAGCTGATGCAATAAAAAATATGTGTGACAATTCTAAAAAAGTTGAATATAAAGGAAGATTTGAAATTGGTGCAACTATTGGTTCTCATTCAGGTCCTGTATTTGGTTTTGGAATGATGTCAAAAATAAGATAA
- a CDS encoding helix-turn-helix domain-containing protein — protein MSSIGERIKKSRNEKGLSLRELASRVDLSASFLSQIEQGKASPSIENLKKIATSLDVKVSYLIEDEEETRNMEVVKKDERKYIESIDSNTKMALLTTSNIDKTMEPILYEIGPNGESGRSFYTHNGEEFIFIVEGKLDVYIDEAVYSLNEGDSLYFKSSQKHRFKNTTDKLTKAIWVVNPPTF, from the coding sequence ATGAGTAGTATAGGAGAAAGAATAAAGAAAAGTAGAAATGAGAAAGGGCTGTCTTTGAGAGAGTTAGCTTCAAGAGTAGACTTATCTGCCAGTTTTTTATCTCAAATAGAGCAGGGAAAAGCTTCTCCTTCTATTGAAAATTTAAAGAAAATAGCTACTTCATTAGATGTAAAGGTAAGCTACCTTATTGAAGACGAAGAAGAAACTAGAAATATGGAAGTTGTAAAAAAAGATGAGAGAAAATATATAGAAAGTATAGATTCAAATACTAAAATGGCTCTTCTTACAACATCTAATATTGATAAGACAATGGAGCCTATTCTTTATGAAATAGGACCAAATGGAGAGAGTGGAAGAAGCTTCTATACTCATAATGGAGAGGAATTCATCTTTATTGTTGAAGGGAAACTGGATGTATATATAGATGAGGCTGTGTATAGTTTAAATGAGGGAGATAGCCTGTACTTTAAATCTAGCCAAAAACATAGATTTAAAAATACCACTGACAAACTTACAAAGGCTATATGGGTTGTAAATCCTCCAACATTTTAG
- a CDS encoding adenine deaminase → MKIDLLIKNVKIYNSYLKKFREANVAILDKKILHIDTKKEIEFDAEKVIDGKNQYMIPGLIDIHMHIESSMMTPAPFCHQLAKNGVTTIVAEPHEIANVFGGRGIYAMIKAEDSIDTSIFYGIPSSVPSTSEELETTGAVIDCEGMKKIAENPNVICVGEVMNYRKVIVDDTLEICKFIEYVKKEKPTYAIEGHCPKLIDLELSKFLYLGINGDHTEHTMEEFKQRFENGMFVEIQGKSIEKELIDYIKENNLYEHFSFVTDDVMADTFLNEGHLNIVMKKAVKEGLKIEDAIYSATYTPARRMRLLDRGVLAPGKKADFLFIEDLEKFEIKNTFIDGKEVYDSLEEKKYIPTTYRFPEDFYKSVHVKNIKAEDIKIPVQTAEKEVMCRVIEVSDGSTRTKELIRAVPVKDGFLDWESSEYCLIAVFERHGKNGNIGFGLVTGDSIKKGAIATTYAHDHHNLMVLGKTSEDIVKAANRIIEIQGGICVVENENILAEVELPVAGILSEKSVEELGKEVERLRSSMKALGYKHYNPIMSLCTLSLPVSPALKITDKGLIDVAESKVVSLIV, encoded by the coding sequence ATGAAAATAGATTTATTAATCAAAAATGTAAAAATCTACAATTCATATTTAAAAAAATTTAGAGAAGCTAATGTAGCTATATTAGATAAAAAAATACTTCATATAGATACTAAAAAAGAGATAGAATTTGATGCTGAAAAAGTAATAGATGGAAAAAATCAGTATATGATACCAGGATTAATAGATATCCATATGCATATAGAGAGTTCTATGATGACTCCAGCACCATTTTGCCATCAGCTTGCAAAAAATGGAGTCACTACTATAGTAGCAGAACCTCACGAGATAGCTAATGTATTTGGGGGCAGAGGTATATATGCTATGATAAAGGCAGAAGATAGTATTGATACAAGTATATTTTATGGAATACCAAGCAGTGTTCCATCTACTTCTGAAGAATTGGAAACAACAGGAGCAGTCATTGATTGTGAAGGAATGAAAAAAATTGCTGAAAATCCAAATGTTATCTGTGTTGGAGAAGTAATGAATTACAGAAAAGTTATAGTAGATGATACTTTAGAAATATGTAAATTCATAGAATATGTAAAAAAAGAAAAGCCAACATATGCTATTGAAGGACATTGTCCAAAACTTATTGATCTTGAACTTTCAAAGTTCCTATATCTTGGAATAAATGGAGATCATACAGAGCATACAATGGAAGAATTCAAACAAAGATTTGAAAATGGTATGTTTGTGGAAATACAAGGAAAATCTATTGAAAAAGAGCTTATAGACTATATAAAAGAGAATAATCTTTATGAGCATTTCTCTTTTGTAACTGATGATGTAATGGCTGATACTTTTCTTAATGAAGGACACCTAAATATTGTTATGAAAAAAGCTGTCAAAGAAGGATTGAAAATAGAAGATGCTATATATTCAGCAACATATACTCCAGCCAGAAGAATGCGCCTTTTGGATAGAGGTGTGTTAGCACCTGGAAAAAAAGCAGATTTCTTGTTTATAGAGGATTTAGAGAAATTTGAAATAAAAAATACTTTTATTGATGGAAAAGAAGTGTATGATTCTTTAGAGGAGAAAAAATATATTCCTACAACATATAGATTTCCAGAGGATTTTTATAAAAGTGTACATGTAAAAAATATAAAAGCTGAAGACATAAAAATACCAGTACAAACTGCTGAAAAAGAAGTTATGTGCAGAGTGATAGAAGTAAGTGATGGAAGTACAAGAACTAAAGAACTTATTAGGGCAGTTCCAGTAAAAGATGGATTTTTAGATTGGGAAAGCAGTGAATATTGTTTAATAGCAGTGTTTGAAAGACATGGAAAGAATGGAAATATAGGATTCGGACTTGTAACAGGAGATTCTATAAAAAAGGGGGCAATAGCAACAACATATGCTCATGATCACCATAATTTAATGGTACTAGGAAAAACTTCTGAAGATATAGTTAAAGCTGCCAATAGAATAATTGAAATTCAAGGTGGAATATGTGTTGTAGAAAATGAAAATATCCTTGCTGAGGTAGAATTGCCAGTAGCTGGAATACTATCAGAAAAAAGTGTGGAGGAATTAGGAAAAGAAGTAGAAAGATTGAGGAGTTCTATGAAAGCTCTTGGATATAAGCACTATAATCCTATAATGTCTTTATGTACTTTATCTCTTCCTGTATCACCTGCATTAAAGATAACAGATAAAGGACTTATTGATGTAGCAGAATCAAAAGTAGTAAGCCTTATAGTATAG
- a CDS encoding CinA family nicotinamide mononucleotide deamidase-related protein — MKAGLILVGTELLNGGMLDTNSLYIAEELNKYGIEIEFKVTIRDFMDEIIKTIDYGKRNVDLIIMSGGLGPTIDDITKEAIAKYLNRPLIVEENELSELKEKFQKARLNFIGTNVKEVEKPKGAITFRNDAGMAPAVYIDGIAAFPGVPKELYDMLPKFLKWYSKENNIGNDGIYIRDILTFGLAESLLDQEIRDFFTEDGIYYEFLVKNYGTIVRLQSKESNKNKVEKIVEKIYNKIGKFIFGENADRLEKKAVELIKKLGMNISTAESCTGGMIASRLIDVPGVSEIFKEGIVSYSNDAKMKRLGVKKETLEKYGAVSEETAREMVIGLDSDIAIATTGIAGPDGGTPEKPVGLVYIGIRVKNDIYIEKRFFNGDRMKVRERAVSQSLFSLIKILDKGEYNE, encoded by the coding sequence ATGAAAGCAGGTTTGATACTTGTAGGTACTGAACTTCTAAATGGAGGTATGCTTGATACCAACAGCCTCTATATAGCAGAAGAACTGAATAAATATGGAATAGAGATAGAATTTAAAGTAACAATCAGAGATTTTATGGATGAGATCATTAAGACTATAGATTATGGAAAAAGAAATGTTGATCTTATTATAATGTCAGGAGGTCTTGGACCTACAATAGATGATATAACAAAAGAAGCTATTGCAAAGTATCTGAATAGACCCCTTATAGTAGAAGAAAATGAATTGTCAGAGTTAAAAGAAAAATTTCAAAAAGCAAGACTAAATTTTATAGGTACAAATGTAAAAGAAGTAGAAAAACCAAAGGGAGCAATAACTTTTAGAAATGATGCTGGAATGGCACCAGCTGTATATATTGATGGGATAGCAGCTTTTCCAGGAGTTCCTAAAGAATTATATGATATGCTTCCAAAATTTTTAAAATGGTACAGCAAAGAAAATAATATAGGTAATGATGGAATTTATATAAGAGATATACTTACATTTGGGTTGGCAGAATCTCTTTTAGATCAGGAAATAAGAGACTTTTTTACAGAAGATGGAATTTACTATGAGTTTTTGGTAAAAAATTATGGAACAATAGTAAGACTTCAAAGTAAAGAGAGTAATAAAAATAAAGTAGAAAAAATAGTAGAAAAGATATATAATAAAATAGGTAAATTTATATTCGGTGAGAATGCAGACAGACTAGAAAAAAAAGCAGTGGAACTTATAAAAAAACTTGGAATGAATATCTCTACAGCAGAATCATGTACAGGAGGTATGATTGCCAGCCGTTTGATAGATGTTCCAGGAGTATCTGAGATATTTAAAGAGGGAATAGTTTCATATAGTAATGATGCTAAGATGAAAAGACTTGGAGTAAAAAAAGAAACGTTGGAAAAATATGGAGCAGTGAGTGAAGAAACTGCTAGGGAGATGGTCATAGGACTTGATTCTGATATTGCTATTGCTACTACAGGAATAGCAGGTCCAGATGGTGGAACACCTGAAAAACCTGTAGGACTTGTCTATATAGGAATAAGAGTTAAAAATGATATCTATATAGAAAAAAGATTTTTCAATGGGGATAGAATGAAAGTCAGAGAAAGAGCAGTTTCTCAGAGTCTTTTTAGTCTGATAAAAATATTAGATAAAGGAGAGTATAATGAGTAG
- the coaE gene encoding dephospho-CoA kinase (Dephospho-CoA kinase (CoaE) performs the final step in coenzyme A biosynthesis.): MIVGLTGGIASGKSTVSRFFKELGLEVLDADEVVKEVSQKKDIVDRIAEVFGKDILDKEGNLIREKLREKAFEDKKLLKKLNGIIHPQVIEIFVEKKKETPEESIVIFDIPLLYEAEMENLCDKIIVVYVERELQIKRVIERDSNSRELAEKIIDAQMVLEEKAKRADIVINNNGTLEDLKNQVNVVYCNLQKIKNAR, encoded by the coding sequence ATGATTGTCGGTCTGACAGGTGGAATAGCCAGTGGAAAATCTACAGTAAGCAGGTTTTTTAAAGAACTGGGACTTGAAGTATTAGATGCAGATGAAGTAGTGAAAGAAGTCAGTCAAAAAAAAGATATTGTAGATAGAATAGCAGAAGTCTTTGGAAAAGATATTCTTGATAAGGAAGGAAATCTCATAAGAGAAAAATTGAGAGAAAAAGCTTTTGAAGATAAAAAATTACTAAAAAAGTTAAATGGAATAATCCACCCTCAGGTAATAGAGATATTTGTGGAAAAGAAAAAGGAAACTCCAGAGGAATCTATTGTTATTTTTGATATTCCTCTTTTGTATGAAGCAGAAATGGAAAACCTATGTGATAAAATAATTGTAGTATATGTGGAAAGAGAATTACAGATAAAAAGGGTAATAGAAAGAGATAGTAACAGTAGAGAGCTGGCAGAAAAAATAATAGATGCACAAATGGTTCTGGAAGAAAAAGCAAAAAGAGCAGATATTGTGATAAATAATAATGGTACACTAGAAGATTTAAAAAATCAGGTAAATGTGGTATACTGTAATCTGCAAAAAATAAAAAATGCGAGGTAA
- a CDS encoding phosphatidylglycerophosphatase A → MDKNKKWVRDLGTWFGLGDMPKAPGTFGTLGGVPLFILLSYIRRFFPNNMVYNSFYFMFLITFFAVAVYVSDICEREIFKKKDPQNVVIDEVLGYLTTLFLINPVGVSQNIKAMVIAFVIFRFFDITKLGPIDKSQHFERGIGVVLDDFLAGIIGNFLMVCIWSIFF, encoded by the coding sequence ATGGATAAAAATAAAAAATGGGTGAGAGATTTAGGTACATGGTTTGGGCTTGGAGATATGCCTAAAGCACCAGGAACATTTGGAACATTAGGCGGAGTGCCATTATTTATCCTTCTTTCCTATATAAGAAGGTTTTTTCCTAACAATATGGTTTATAATTCTTTTTATTTTATGTTTTTAATAACGTTTTTTGCTGTAGCAGTTTATGTCAGTGATATATGTGAAAGAGAGATATTTAAGAAAAAAGATCCTCAAAATGTTGTAATAGATGAGGTATTGGGATACTTAACTACCCTTTTTCTAATAAATCCAGTGGGAGTATCTCAAAATATAAAAGCTATGGTTATTGCATTTGTTATATTTAGATTTTTTGACATAACAAAGCTAGGTCCTATTGATAAATCTCAGCACTTTGAAAGAGGAATAGGAGTAGTATTAGATGACTTTTTAGCTGGAATAATAGGGAACTTTTTAATGGTGTGTATCTGGAGTATATTTTTTTAA